In a single window of the Desulfovibrio mangrovi genome:
- a CDS encoding FAD-dependent oxidoreductase yields the protein MRRIVVISSGLAGAKAATRIKRLSPEVEVNLVVPGGEETAGDGPFSRMGESRRVSEALTEARQVGVIKASEVQFDFEQNQVNVRSQRGLLQIRFNEVVLEVEASARLPRNLRAAGNVVPWPLEDSAVLDSWIQETKPGRAVIVGGGIALELIAPLLESGLAVTWVRTEDGSYDPDMWDVIERRIIEAGNGRVDVEDWTDVRVESLVPVLGEDGSVQSLQDGRGGEVAGDAFFWTIPQRALHPIIAQPGVELDASGLIAVDEHFRSGPEGLHIIGSGVSLPRLPRKTNGSSVPSVAMGEAAILASARVVANHLAGFVGDTAVWQGASGVFRASAPGVTVCKLGLTSEEATANGFDSEFALLRTSASLFSNAEPVTVKLICDKHSHVLLGAQIVASESCGQADTIANTVNVAIASSMTVERLSVLDFAGGGGELLQRAASILSNKLMYRFYGISAEELVASKEAGANFFMLDLRDNMAWKDGHIPDAYNIPYTQLKKRLQDEVPRFTPIVLISRTSDVAYSAACQLYGLGAKDLYVLDGGMEMWPYEVMKG from the coding sequence ATGCGACGTATAGTTGTTATCAGTTCCGGACTTGCAGGTGCGAAGGCCGCAACCCGCATCAAGCGCCTTTCCCCTGAGGTAGAGGTGAATCTTGTTGTTCCCGGTGGTGAAGAAACTGCCGGCGATGGGCCCTTCTCGCGTATGGGCGAAAGCCGCCGTGTTTCCGAGGCTCTGACGGAAGCCCGTCAGGTCGGGGTCATCAAGGCTTCCGAAGTGCAATTCGATTTTGAGCAGAATCAGGTGAACGTGCGTTCTCAGCGCGGCTTGCTGCAGATTCGTTTCAATGAAGTGGTGCTTGAGGTGGAGGCTTCAGCCCGTTTGCCTCGCAATCTGCGTGCCGCCGGCAACGTTGTGCCGTGGCCGCTTGAAGACAGTGCCGTACTCGATAGCTGGATTCAGGAGACAAAGCCCGGTCGTGCCGTCATTGTGGGCGGCGGCATTGCCCTTGAGCTGATTGCTCCCTTGCTGGAGTCCGGTCTGGCCGTCACGTGGGTACGCACCGAGGATGGTTCCTACGACCCCGACATGTGGGATGTCATTGAGCGTCGTATCATTGAAGCAGGCAATGGCCGTGTGGATGTGGAGGACTGGACCGACGTGCGTGTGGAATCTCTGGTGCCCGTTCTGGGCGAAGACGGTTCCGTCCAGTCCCTGCAGGATGGTCGTGGCGGCGAGGTTGCGGGTGATGCATTCTTCTGGACCATTCCCCAGCGTGCGCTGCATCCCATCATTGCCCAGCCCGGTGTCGAGCTTGATGCTTCCGGCCTGATTGCCGTGGACGAGCATTTCCGCTCCGGTCCTGAAGGTCTGCACATCATCGGCTCCGGTGTTTCACTGCCCCGTCTTCCCCGTAAGACAAACGGTTCGTCCGTGCCCTCCGTGGCCATGGGCGAAGCAGCCATTTTGGCCTCTGCCCGTGTTGTGGCAAACCATCTGGCCGGCTTTGTCGGCGACACTGCCGTCTGGCAGGGAGCTTCCGGCGTATTCCGCGCTTCCGCTCCGGGCGTAACGGTCTGCAAGCTGGGGCTTACCTCGGAAGAAGCCACCGCCAACGGATTCGATTCCGAGTTCGCCTTGCTGCGCACCTCGGCGTCGTTGTTCAGCAACGCTGAACCGGTGACCGTCAAGCTGATCTGCGACAAGCATTCGCACGTTCTTCTCGGGGCTCAGATCGTTGCTTCCGAATCGTGCGGACAGGCAGACACCATTGCCAACACTGTGAACGTGGCCATAGCCTCCTCCATGACCGTAGAGCGTCTTTCCGTGCTCGACTTTGCAGGCGGCGGTGGAGAGCTTCTGCAGCGTGCGGCCTCCATTCTGTCCAACAAACTCATGTATCGTTTCTACGGTATTTCTGCTGAAGAGCTGGTGGCTTCCAAGGAAGCTGGCGCCAACTTCTTCATGCTCGACCTGCGCGACAATATGGCGTGGAAGGATGGGCACATTCCCGATGCCTACAACATTCCCTACACCCAGCTGAAGAAGCGTCTGCAGGATGAAGTTCCCCGTTTCACCCCCATCGTGCTGATCAGCCGTACCTCTGACGTGGCCTATTCCGCAGCCTGTCAGCTGTACGGGCTCGGAGCGAAGGACCTCTATGTTCTGGACGGCGGCATGGAGATGTGGCCCTACGAAGTGATGAAGGGCTGA
- a CDS encoding SWIM zinc finger family protein → MALTVCNCKVWRLGLPCRHIRE, encoded by the coding sequence GTGGCGCTAACTGTCTGTAATTGCAAGGTCTGGCGACTTGGGCTACCATGCCGCCATATTCGAGAATAA
- the purM gene encoding phosphoribosylformylglycinamidine cyclo-ligase codes for MSEDRARAYTEAGVDINAGNALVSRIKNIVAQTHTNGVLSDIGGFGGLFKPDLSGMEEPVLVASTDGVGTKLKLAFMFDKHDTVGIDLVAMSVNDILVQGAKPLFFLDYFATGKLDVDKAQQVVAGVAEGCKRARSALLGGETAEMPSMYADGEYDLAGFCVGIADNARIVDGSSIRVHDVVIGLASTGPHSNGYTLVRKLLDKSGLKPADTFPGTDRTVAEVLLEPTAIYVETVRNLMRDFEIKGMVHVTGGGFYDNLPRVLPASVQANISFGSWDIEPVFHWLKEQGELSWPEMLQIFNTGIGYVLIVSADVCEEVMGRLEALHQNAWVIGTIERRQQDDSEQVHVNFPE; via the coding sequence ATGTCTGAAGATCGTGCAAGAGCGTACACCGAGGCGGGGGTGGATATCAATGCCGGCAACGCCCTTGTCAGCAGAATAAAGAATATTGTCGCCCAAACGCACACCAACGGCGTTCTTTCGGATATCGGCGGATTCGGTGGCCTGTTCAAGCCCGACCTTTCCGGCATGGAAGAGCCGGTTCTGGTGGCGTCCACCGATGGTGTGGGTACCAAGCTCAAGCTGGCGTTCATGTTTGATAAGCATGATACTGTTGGTATCGACCTTGTTGCCATGAGTGTGAATGATATCCTTGTGCAGGGTGCAAAGCCCCTGTTCTTCCTCGACTATTTTGCAACGGGCAAGCTTGACGTGGATAAGGCGCAGCAGGTTGTCGCCGGTGTGGCGGAAGGCTGCAAGCGCGCCCGCTCCGCACTGCTTGGCGGTGAAACCGCGGAAATGCCCTCCATGTACGCCGACGGCGAGTACGATCTTGCCGGTTTCTGCGTGGGTATTGCTGACAATGCGCGCATTGTGGACGGTTCTTCCATCCGTGTGCATGACGTGGTTATCGGTCTTGCCTCAACGGGCCCTCACTCCAACGGGTATACCCTTGTCCGCAAGCTGCTGGACAAGAGCGGCCTGAAGCCTGCTGATACCTTCCCCGGTACTGACCGTACCGTGGCGGAAGTGCTGCTTGAGCCCACTGCCATTTACGTTGAAACCGTCCGCAACCTGATGCGCGACTTTGAGATCAAGGGCATGGTTCACGTTACAGGTGGTGGTTTCTACGACAACCTGCCTCGCGTGCTGCCTGCCTCCGTTCAGGCTAACATCAGTTTCGGCAGCTGGGATATCGAACCGGTTTTCCATTGGCTGAAAGAACAGGGCGAGCTTTCTTGGCCTGAAATGCTGCAGATCTTCAACACCGGCATCGGTTATGTGCTGATCGTCAGTGCGGATGTTTGCGAAGAAGTCATGGGCCGCCTTGAAGCTCTGCACCAGAACGCCTGGGTGATCGGTACGATAGAGCGCCGACAGCAGGACGATTCGGAACAGGTTCACGTGAACTTTCCTGAATAA
- a CDS encoding DivIVA domain-containing protein codes for MSVSRIDILNQKFSRSVRGYSVSEVDRCMQDVADTIGRLSEDRSGLEARVTELEARLRDFKDRENALRDTLLTAQKVTDELKATAQREAQLIIDAAYAKAENLINQGHQRLAKIHEEINASKKMRAQFEMKVQAVIDAHQQLIEMNRKEDEQLDAMEKKVAFLKANNG; via the coding sequence ATGTCTGTCAGCCGTATCGATATTCTCAATCAGAAATTTTCCCGCTCCGTGCGTGGATACAGTGTTTCCGAGGTGGACCGCTGCATGCAGGATGTGGCCGACACCATCGGGCGTCTGAGCGAGGATCGGTCGGGACTTGAGGCGCGCGTGACGGAGCTTGAAGCTCGCCTGCGCGATTTCAAGGACCGCGAGAATGCGCTGAGAGATACCTTGCTCACCGCCCAGAAAGTGACGGATGAGTTGAAGGCCACCGCGCAGCGCGAGGCTCAGCTCATCATAGATGCGGCCTATGCCAAGGCGGAGAACCTGATCAATCAGGGACACCAGCGGCTGGCCAAGATCCATGAGGAGATCAACGCATCCAAGAAGATGCGGGCACAGTTTGAAATGAAGGTTCAGGCCGTTATCGACGCGCATCAGCAGTTGATCGAAATGAACCGCAAAGAAGACGAGCAGTTGGACGCCATGGAAAAAAAGGTGGCGTTCTTGAAGGCTAACAACGGGTAG
- a CDS encoding DUF167 domain-containing protein, which yields MSLPEYIVPEPDGSHMLLVWAQPGAKKNEVVGPHQGRLKIRLNAPAVDNKANKALLEFVAKLLSVRSSRLELVAGHTSRQKKIRIESAEEPVWNSLITGVAE from the coding sequence ATGTCCCTGCCGGAATATATTGTACCGGAACCGGATGGCAGTCATATGCTGCTTGTCTGGGCTCAGCCCGGTGCCAAGAAGAATGAGGTGGTTGGTCCGCATCAGGGGCGTTTGAAGATTCGTCTGAACGCACCCGCGGTGGATAACAAGGCCAACAAGGCTCTCCTTGAGTTTGTCGCGAAGCTTCTGTCGGTTCGCTCCAGTCGTCTTGAACTGGTGGCGGGGCATACAAGCCGGCAGAAGAAGATCCGTATAGAGTCAGCAGAAGAACCCGTGTGGAACTCGCTGATCACGGGTGTTGCTGAATAA
- a CDS encoding HAD family hydrolase gives MYITAHNLHESHPAGLAGVIFDCDGVMFDTRDCNIQYYNLILERMGLDPMTPAQEDFVHIATVTQSLEYIVPRKRWDEIPQARKSVNYVQEIMPHMVPEPGLFELLETLRSMNIRMAVFTNRTNTMELVLERWNITNFFFPVMTAQKVKGKPHPEGAFKILDAWGAKPSDVAFIGDSSADQQAAAASGIPFWAFKNESLLAQRHIPDFWSVRRALIQWNGELCSR, from the coding sequence GTGTACATTACTGCCCATAATCTGCATGAGTCACACCCCGCCGGACTTGCAGGGGTGATTTTTGACTGCGACGGGGTCATGTTCGACACCCGTGACTGCAATATCCAGTACTACAATCTCATTCTCGAGCGCATGGGATTGGATCCCATGACCCCTGCGCAGGAAGATTTTGTGCATATAGCGACTGTGACCCAGTCTCTGGAATATATCGTGCCCCGTAAAAGGTGGGATGAAATCCCGCAGGCCCGCAAGTCCGTCAACTATGTGCAGGAGATCATGCCGCATATGGTTCCCGAGCCGGGGTTGTTTGAACTGCTGGAGACCCTGCGTTCCATGAATATCCGTATGGCTGTTTTCACCAACCGGACAAATACCATGGAACTGGTGCTGGAGCGCTGGAATATCACCAACTTCTTTTTTCCCGTCATGACGGCTCAGAAGGTGAAGGGCAAGCCCCATCCCGAAGGAGCGTTCAAGATTCTTGATGCGTGGGGGGCAAAGCCTTCTGACGTTGCTTTCATCGGCGACTCCTCGGCGGATCAGCAGGCCGCTGCGGCATCCGGTATTCCCTTCTGGGCATTCAAGAATGAAAGTCTTCTGGCACAGCGCCATATTCCGGACTTCTGGAGTGTGCGGCGTGCGCTCATTCAATGGAATGGAGAGCTCTGCTCTCGCTAA
- a CDS encoding DUF465 domain-containing protein — MEARDLEMLEKYLPQDLELKTLWDEHIIFKKQLEKLESKIARTPSEDLTLKEIKKQKLEGKTRLQDILDRYRNAEG; from the coding sequence ATGGAAGCACGTGACCTCGAAATGCTTGAAAAGTATCTTCCGCAAGATCTTGAACTGAAGACCCTTTGGGATGAACACATCATCTTCAAGAAACAACTCGAAAAGCTCGAAAGTAAAATCGCCCGTACGCCCTCGGAGGATTTGACTCTGAAGGAGATAAAGAAACAGAAACTGGAAGGGAAAACGCGGCTCCAAGATATATTGGACCGCTATCGCAACGCGGAGGGATAA
- a CDS encoding FecR family protein, whose translation MRDLRSHGFPGSLRFALPVLILLVPVLVWLQVAQAEYVLPLSGKARVTYVEGSARLVAESGDVLLAQGMELVSPCTVDTGDSRLELLMPDGSVLRFAAATRFSFTKAVVDTQNRKIEVDVAVGDAWANVKDFLGEGSSFEIAAPTAVAGVAGTTYRVRVSQARETSVFVYDGRVRVRQRWAPQGSGELSVSGEPVRVQGPERIEGPVRVEQALWERMVSMGMQFDISAAGTFSEPIRFDAQLMEQDEWVRWNLERDRFDSAR comes from the coding sequence ATGCGTGACCTTCGCTCCCATGGTTTCCCGGGTAGCTTGAGATTTGCCTTGCCGGTACTCATTTTGCTTGTTCCGGTGCTGGTCTGGCTGCAGGTTGCTCAGGCAGAGTATGTGTTACCTCTTTCCGGCAAGGCTCGGGTAACCTATGTCGAGGGTAGCGCCCGGCTTGTTGCAGAGTCGGGGGATGTACTGCTTGCGCAGGGAATGGAACTTGTTTCTCCCTGTACCGTCGATACCGGTGACTCCCGGTTGGAACTGCTCATGCCCGACGGCAGCGTGCTCAGATTTGCGGCAGCTACCCGTTTTTCGTTCACAAAAGCGGTGGTGGATACGCAGAACCGCAAGATAGAGGTGGACGTAGCCGTAGGGGATGCCTGGGCCAACGTGAAGGATTTTCTGGGTGAGGGCAGCTCGTTTGAGATTGCGGCACCCACTGCTGTGGCAGGCGTGGCGGGAACAACCTATCGCGTGCGCGTCAGTCAGGCGAGGGAAACCTCGGTGTTCGTGTATGACGGCAGGGTGCGTGTCCGTCAGCGCTGGGCACCTCAGGGCTCAGGTGAGCTTTCGGTATCAGGCGAGCCTGTCAGGGTGCAGGGGCCGGAGCGCATTGAAGGGCCCGTTCGTGTGGAGCAGGCCCTGTGGGAACGTATGGTTTCCATGGGCATGCAGTTTGACATCAGCGCTGCAGGAACTTTTTCAGAACCGATCCGATTTGATGCTCAGTTGATGGAGCAGGATGAGTGGGTGCGGTGGAATCTTGAGCGCGACAGGTTTGACAGTGCACGCTAG
- a CDS encoding EamA family transporter gives MKAADIFLAVLVALVWGVNFVVIKVGLGAFPPILFVALRFFFAAVPAVFFISRKGIPWRWLIAIGMTLGVVKFGLLFVGMNMGMPAGLSSLVLQCQAIFTLFMTALVLKDVPTKWQACGVAVACAGMGLLVSDMSGTPSFTGLMLVIAAGFFWGVSNILMKKVGKVDMLSLIVWMSLVPPLPLLGLSALMETGQWEAVTHMTLTGASVLFYIAIISTVFAFGIWAHLFKQYSPNMVAPFSLLVPIFGIVSASVVLGEEFTAVEMTASCLVLGGIFLVVFGNRIAERVGKLRAA, from the coding sequence GTGAAGGCTGCCGATATATTCCTTGCCGTGCTTGTTGCTCTTGTCTGGGGGGTCAACTTTGTGGTCATCAAGGTGGGGCTTGGGGCATTTCCTCCCATCCTGTTCGTGGCGCTGCGCTTCTTTTTTGCTGCCGTTCCGGCGGTTTTCTTCATTTCGCGCAAAGGGATTCCGTGGCGTTGGCTTATTGCCATCGGCATGACGCTTGGTGTCGTGAAGTTCGGTTTGCTGTTCGTGGGTATGAACATGGGCATGCCTGCAGGGCTTTCATCGCTGGTTCTGCAGTGTCAGGCCATATTCACGCTGTTCATGACGGCGTTAGTGCTGAAGGATGTGCCAACCAAATGGCAGGCGTGCGGTGTGGCCGTTGCCTGTGCGGGCATGGGCTTGCTCGTTTCAGACATGTCCGGCACGCCCAGCTTCACCGGTCTGATGCTGGTGATTGCCGCCGGTTTCTTCTGGGGCGTTTCCAATATTCTCATGAAGAAGGTGGGGAAGGTGGATATGCTTTCGCTCATCGTCTGGATGAGCCTTGTGCCGCCGCTGCCCCTGCTCGGGCTTTCCGCACTCATGGAAACAGGGCAGTGGGAGGCTGTAACACACATGACCCTGACCGGTGCCAGCGTGCTGTTCTACATCGCCATCATCTCGACGGTGTTTGCCTTCGGCATCTGGGCACATCTGTTCAAGCAGTATTCCCCCAACATGGTAGCCCCGTTTTCCCTGCTGGTCCCTATCTTCGGCATTGTGTCCGCCTCTGTCGTTCTGGGGGAAGAGTTTACCGCCGTGGAAATGACGGCATCCTGCCTCGTGCTTGGCGGCATATTCCTCGTGGTGTTCGGGAACAGGATTGCGGAGAGGGTGGGTAAGCTAAGGGCTGCTTAA
- a CDS encoding twin-arginine translocase TatA/TatE family subunit, producing MFGLGMQEILLILLVVLIVFGAKKLPEIGGGLGQAIKNFKKATTEPDEIDVTPSSKKKDDDA from the coding sequence ATGTTCGGATTAGGAATGCAAGAAATTCTGTTGATTCTCCTTGTGGTGCTGATCGTTTTCGGTGCCAAAAAGCTTCCTGAAATCGGCGGCGGACTTGGTCAGGCCATCAAGAATTTCAAGAAGGCAACCACCGAGCCTGACGAAATCGACGTTACTCCGTCTTCCAAGAAGAAAGACGACGACGCCTAA
- the ilvC gene encoding ketol-acid reductoisomerase yields the protein MKVYYEQDANLDVLKGKTVAIIGYGSQGHAHAQNLRDSGVNVIVGQRPGGANYELAKEHGFAPMSAAEAAAKADLIMILLPDQTQAAVYENDVKPSLTAGKSLVFAHGFNIHFNQIVPPKDVDVFMVAPKGPGHLVRRTYTEGGGVPCLFAIHQDATGTAREKALAYAKGVGGARSGVIETTFTEETVTDLFGEQAVLCGGISALIKAGFETLVEAGYQPEVAYFECLHETKLIVDLLYEGGLAKMRHSISDTAEYGDYVTGPRIITEETKKEMKRVLEDIQYGRFARDFILESKANYPTFTARRRIEAAHPIEEVGKRLRDMMPWLKK from the coding sequence ATGAAGGTTTATTATGAACAGGATGCCAACCTGGACGTCTTGAAGGGCAAGACCGTAGCTATCATCGGTTACGGCAGCCAGGGCCACGCCCACGCACAGAACCTGCGCGACTCCGGTGTGAACGTCATTGTCGGTCAGCGCCCCGGTGGCGCCAACTATGAGCTCGCCAAGGAACATGGCTTTGCCCCCATGTCCGCCGCTGAAGCCGCCGCCAAGGCCGACCTGATCATGATCCTACTCCCCGACCAGACTCAGGCCGCTGTTTATGAAAATGATGTGAAGCCCAGCCTTACCGCCGGCAAGTCGCTGGTGTTTGCTCACGGCTTCAACATCCACTTCAACCAGATTGTTCCCCCCAAGGATGTCGACGTGTTCATGGTCGCTCCCAAGGGTCCGGGTCACCTCGTTCGCCGTACCTACACCGAAGGTGGCGGCGTTCCCTGTCTGTTCGCTATCCACCAAGATGCGACCGGCACGGCACGGGAGAAGGCTCTGGCCTATGCGAAGGGCGTTGGTGGTGCACGTTCCGGCGTCATCGAAACGACCTTCACTGAAGAGACCGTAACCGACCTCTTTGGCGAACAGGCTGTACTTTGCGGTGGCATCAGCGCCCTGATCAAGGCAGGTTTCGAAACTCTCGTGGAAGCCGGTTACCAGCCGGAAGTCGCGTACTTCGAATGTCTGCATGAAACCAAGCTTATCGTGGACCTTCTGTACGAAGGCGGCCTCGCCAAGATGCGCCATTCCATTTCCGACACCGCCGAATACGGCGACTACGTGACCGGACCCCGCATCATCACCGAGGAAACCAAGAAGGAAATGAAGCGCGTTCTGGAAGACATCCAGTACGGCCGCTTCGCACGGGACTTCATCCTTGAATCCAAGGCGAACTACCCCACCTTCACCGCCCGTCGTCGTATCGAAGCTGCACATCCCATTGAAGAAGTGGGTAAGCGTCTTCGCGACATGATGCCCTGGCTCAAGAAGTAA
- the ilvN gene encoding acetolactate synthase small subunit — MRHVLSVLVENEPGVLSRVAGLFSGRGFNVDSLNVAPTLEEGVSLMTITTTGDDQIVEQIVKQLRKLVTVIKVVDFQDLAAVEREMALMKVYAEDNRRAEILRIADIFRCKVVDVSMNELTIEATGDHGKIEAIIALLTRFGIKEIARTGTVAMRRSMQPES; from the coding sequence ATGCGTCACGTACTGTCGGTACTTGTTGAGAACGAACCCGGTGTGCTTTCCAGAGTGGCCGGTCTCTTCAGCGGACGCGGATTCAACGTGGATTCTCTGAACGTTGCTCCCACGCTGGAAGAGGGTGTTTCTCTTATGACTATTACCACCACCGGCGACGATCAGATCGTGGAGCAGATTGTAAAACAGCTCCGCAAGCTCGTTACGGTGATTAAAGTTGTTGACTTTCAGGACCTCGCTGCCGTAGAGCGAGAGATGGCGTTGATGAAGGTGTATGCGGAAGATAACCGCAGAGCTGAAATTCTTCGCATTGCCGATATATTCCGCTGCAAGGTAGTTGATGTGAGCATGAATGAACTGACCATAGAAGCCACGGGCGACCATGGCAAGATTGAAGCGATCATCGCACTACTAACGCGTTTCGGCATCAAGGAGATTGCACGGACCGGCACTGTCGCTATGCGTCGATCCATGCAACCCGAGAGTTAG
- the ilvB gene encoding biosynthetic-type acetolactate synthase large subunit translates to MELTGAKILLESLKLEGVDVLFGYPGGAVLDIYNELPKHESLRHVLVRHEQGAVHAADGYARATGKVGVCLVTSGPGATNTVTGIATAYCDSIPLVVLTGQVPTPLIGNDAFQEVDIVGITRPCTKHNYLVKDITKLASTIKEAFYLARSGRPGPVLVDIPKDVQNQLCEFRYPEEIKMRSYNPTYKPNLNQLRRAVEHIMASKRPLVFAGGGVITSNASAELGELARSLRIPVVGSLMGLGAFPSDDPLWLGMLGMHGTYAANKAVSNADLIIAAGARFDDRVTGKLSTFAPGAKIIHIDIDPTSIRKNVEVHVPVVGDCRQALAGIQEIVNARLSEKDWQGEHEEWIRQVEDWRAAQPLTYIKNGKLKPQKVVETIFELTKGEAIITTEVGQNQMWTAQFYKFRKPRTLLTSGGLGTMGYGLPAAIGAQMGFPDKLVIDIAGDGSIQMNSQELMTAVCNRLPVKIVILNNGFLGMVRQWQELFYQRNYCNTCMDAQPDFVKLAEAYGASGYRVTEESQLESVLKEAFSNPNTCIIDVHVEREENVYPMVPAGASLEEMLLV, encoded by the coding sequence ATGGAACTTACTGGGGCCAAGATCCTGTTGGAAAGCCTTAAACTGGAAGGCGTTGATGTTCTGTTCGGCTACCCCGGCGGTGCCGTGCTGGACATTTACAACGAGCTTCCCAAGCACGAGAGCCTGCGGCACGTGCTGGTGCGCCACGAACAGGGCGCAGTGCATGCTGCAGACGGATACGCCCGCGCGACCGGCAAGGTCGGTGTGTGTCTGGTTACCTCCGGTCCCGGTGCCACGAACACCGTTACCGGCATTGCCACGGCGTATTGCGATTCGATTCCGCTCGTAGTGCTGACAGGACAGGTCCCAACTCCCCTGATCGGTAACGATGCGTTTCAGGAAGTGGATATCGTCGGCATCACCAGACCGTGCACCAAGCACAACTATCTGGTGAAGGACATTACCAAACTGGCTTCTACAATCAAGGAAGCCTTCTACCTGGCGCGCTCGGGCCGTCCGGGGCCTGTTCTTGTGGATATACCCAAGGATGTGCAGAATCAGCTGTGTGAATTCAGGTATCCTGAAGAAATCAAGATGCGCAGCTACAACCCGACCTACAAGCCCAATCTTAACCAGCTACGCCGTGCCGTGGAGCATATCATGGCTTCCAAGCGGCCTCTGGTATTTGCGGGTGGCGGGGTCATCACGTCCAACGCCAGTGCGGAACTGGGCGAACTAGCCCGCTCCTTGCGCATTCCGGTTGTTGGCAGCCTTATGGGGCTGGGGGCTTTCCCCAGTGACGATCCTTTGTGGCTGGGTATGCTGGGCATGCACGGCACCTATGCGGCCAACAAAGCCGTGAGCAATGCCGATCTGATCATCGCGGCAGGTGCGCGGTTCGACGACCGTGTAACCGGCAAGCTGTCTACGTTTGCCCCCGGTGCCAAGATTATTCATATCGACATCGATCCCACATCCATCCGCAAGAACGTGGAAGTGCATGTTCCTGTGGTCGGTGACTGTCGGCAGGCCCTTGCCGGTATTCAGGAAATCGTGAACGCCCGACTGAGTGAGAAGGACTGGCAAGGCGAGCACGAAGAATGGATCCGTCAGGTTGAAGATTGGCGAGCCGCACAGCCGCTTACCTACATCAAGAATGGTAAGCTGAAACCCCAGAAGGTGGTGGAAACGATTTTCGAGCTTACCAAGGGCGAAGCGATCATTACCACCGAAGTAGGGCAGAACCAGATGTGGACTGCCCAGTTCTACAAGTTCCGCAAGCCGAGGACGCTGCTTACCTCGGGCGGACTGGGAACCATGGGATACGGTCTCCCCGCTGCAATCGGGGCGCAGATGGGCTTCCCGGACAAGCTGGTTATCGATATTGCGGGCGACGGCTCCATCCAGATGAACAGTCAGGAGCTTATGACCGCGGTATGTAACCGACTGCCGGTGAAGATCGTCATCCTGAACAACGGATTCCTCGGCATGGTCCGGCAGTGGCAGGAGCTTTTCTACCAGAGAAACTACTGCAACACCTGCATGGACGCGCAGCCAGACTTCGTAAAGCTGGCAGAAGCATACGGGGCGTCGGGCTACCGCGTCACGGAAGAGTCGCAGCTTGAATCCGTTCTGAAGGAAGCGTTCTCCAATCCCAACACCTGCATCATTGACGTGCATGTGGAGAGGGAAGAGAACGTGTACCCCATGGTACCTGCTGGTGCCTCCCTTGAAGAAATGCTGCTGGTGTAG
- a CDS encoding YggT family protein, with protein MELLAGNFLGAIAGVLNAVLSLYFWIVIASAVLSWVNPDPYNPIVRIIRNLTEPVFYKVRKLLPFTYVGGLDLSPVVILLGIEFIKMFVIRSLYQFAGHM; from the coding sequence ATGGAGTTGCTTGCAGGAAATTTTCTCGGGGCCATCGCCGGAGTTCTTAACGCGGTCCTTTCTCTCTACTTCTGGATCGTCATAGCCTCGGCGGTGCTCTCCTGGGTCAACCCCGACCCGTACAACCCCATTGTGCGTATCATTCGCAATTTGACGGAACCGGTTTTCTACAAGGTGAGAAAGCTGCTTCCGTTTACTTATGTTGGCGGTCTTGATCTTTCTCCCGTGGTGATTCTGCTCGGGATCGAATTCATCAAGATGTTCGTGATACGTTCCTTGTACCAGTTCGCCGGACACATGTAG